A window of Fodinibius salinus contains these coding sequences:
- the polA gene encoding DNA polymerase I: protein MSKSLLFLLDGMALAYRSHYAFINSNLQNSEGIPTGPIMGFANTLEKLLDEHEPSHIAVVWDTDAPTFRHKMDEDYKANRPPQPEELTVGIPLIKEMLDYYGIENIEQDGFEADDIIGTIADRANAEDVDVFLVTPDKDFMQLVHDHITMYKPDNQEGGFNLIDREGVKDYFGVYPEKVIDVLAILGDKSDNIPGVKGIGKKGAPKLINKYGTLEAAIEDAPNMSSKRHREGLQEYEEEALHAKEMVTIKTDVPNTINWEDLDWDGAHDEELGEFFKRMEFRRLTKQYLGEEIERSMDKKSEPADENQGDLFVSDDEGSSSSLDHYEEEEVKYQLIDTAEELKDLVAELQGSGTLCFDTETDGIDPIENDLVGISLSVEQGTAYYVPVNVEGGIDLDEARSLLEPLFTNEESLKVAHNFKFDYMMLRRAGLDVKGQAFDTMIAGYLLDADQKLKMDKLTQKYLNYETIEITELIGEGRKQKTMDELDPSEITVYACEDADITLQLYKVLSEALAEDDLTEIAETLEFPLMEVLAKMELDGILVDRSMLEDFSGTLREDLLEIEEKIYEKAGTEFNINSPKQLGEVLFDRMGLPPGKKTKTGQYSTAESVLKKLAADYEMPDLILEYRALKKLKSTYVDALPKLINEETGRIHTDFNQTIAATGRLTSSNPNLQNIPIRTKRGREIRKAFVAPEGMQLLSADYSQVELRVIASMSGDENMIEAFKNDEDIHSRTAKEIFDLESIDNVTSDHRRKAKEVNFGIPYGVSAYGLANRLGISNDEGKKMIDQYFERFPGILEYINETKEFAKEHGYVKTLMGRRRYIPQINAGNWNVRSYAERTAINMPIQGTAADIIKQAMIDIQRYLEEHQLETNMLLQVHDELIFEVPDQECDTTPAKLKELMEAAYELSCPLKVDMGLADDWLEAH, encoded by the coding sequence ATGTCGAAAAGTCTTTTATTTTTGCTAGATGGTATGGCTTTGGCATACCGTTCTCATTATGCATTTATCAACAGTAATTTACAGAATTCCGAGGGTATTCCCACAGGACCAATTATGGGATTTGCCAATACCTTGGAAAAACTGCTTGATGAGCATGAACCCAGTCATATTGCGGTTGTATGGGATACTGATGCCCCAACTTTTCGTCACAAAATGGATGAAGATTATAAAGCCAATCGCCCGCCGCAGCCCGAAGAGCTCACTGTCGGAATTCCACTGATCAAAGAGATGCTGGATTATTACGGCATCGAAAATATTGAACAGGATGGTTTTGAAGCTGATGATATTATTGGGACGATAGCTGATCGTGCTAATGCAGAGGATGTGGATGTCTTTTTAGTGACTCCGGACAAAGATTTTATGCAGCTTGTGCACGATCATATTACAATGTATAAGCCCGATAATCAGGAAGGTGGATTTAATCTCATAGATCGTGAGGGTGTAAAAGATTATTTTGGTGTTTATCCCGAAAAGGTGATCGATGTATTAGCCATTTTGGGTGATAAATCTGATAACATTCCCGGCGTTAAGGGTATAGGCAAAAAAGGAGCCCCGAAACTTATCAATAAATATGGTACGCTGGAGGCTGCTATTGAAGATGCACCGAATATGAGTTCAAAACGACACCGTGAAGGGCTTCAGGAATATGAAGAAGAAGCGCTGCATGCAAAGGAGATGGTAACCATCAAAACGGATGTGCCCAATACGATTAATTGGGAAGATTTGGATTGGGATGGGGCCCACGACGAAGAGCTTGGCGAATTTTTTAAACGGATGGAATTCCGTAGACTCACCAAGCAGTATCTCGGAGAGGAAATCGAGCGATCTATGGATAAAAAGTCTGAGCCAGCGGATGAAAACCAAGGAGACCTGTTCGTTAGTGATGATGAAGGATCATCATCGTCATTAGATCATTACGAGGAGGAAGAGGTAAAGTATCAGTTAATAGATACTGCCGAAGAGTTAAAGGATTTAGTAGCAGAACTTCAGGGAAGTGGTACCCTCTGTTTTGATACTGAGACCGATGGTATAGATCCAATAGAAAATGATTTAGTGGGTATTTCACTGTCTGTCGAACAGGGAACGGCCTATTATGTTCCGGTAAATGTTGAAGGCGGCATTGATCTTGATGAAGCAAGATCACTGTTAGAACCACTTTTTACGAATGAAGAGTCTTTAAAAGTGGCTCATAATTTTAAGTTTGATTATATGATGCTCCGCCGGGCCGGATTAGATGTTAAAGGACAGGCTTTTGATACGATGATTGCCGGTTATCTGCTTGATGCCGATCAGAAGTTAAAAATGGATAAGCTAACCCAAAAATATTTGAATTATGAGACTATTGAGATTACTGAATTGATCGGAGAGGGACGGAAGCAAAAAACGATGGATGAGCTTGATCCTTCTGAAATTACGGTATATGCATGTGAAGATGCAGATATTACCTTACAACTTTATAAGGTATTGTCCGAAGCATTGGCTGAGGACGATCTAACTGAGATTGCAGAGACCCTGGAGTTTCCATTGATGGAAGTATTGGCCAAGATGGAGCTTGATGGTATACTGGTGGATCGGTCAATGCTGGAGGATTTTTCGGGTACCTTGCGCGAAGATTTACTGGAAATTGAAGAAAAAATTTATGAGAAAGCGGGCACTGAGTTTAATATCAATTCTCCCAAGCAGCTGGGAGAAGTACTGTTTGACCGAATGGGATTGCCGCCGGGCAAGAAGACAAAGACGGGGCAATATTCGACTGCTGAGTCGGTACTTAAAAAGTTGGCAGCTGACTATGAGATGCCGGATCTTATTCTTGAGTACCGGGCATTAAAAAAATTAAAATCAACCTATGTTGATGCACTTCCAAAACTGATTAATGAAGAAACGGGACGCATCCATACAGATTTTAATCAGACCATAGCTGCAACGGGACGTTTAACCTCTTCGAATCCGAATTTGCAGAATATTCCCATTCGTACGAAGAGGGGACGAGAAATTCGCAAAGCATTTGTAGCTCCCGAGGGCATGCAGTTGCTTTCGGCGGATTATTCGCAGGTGGAACTTCGCGTAATCGCATCAATGTCGGGAGATGAAAATATGATTGAGGCTTTTAAAAACGACGAGGATATTCACTCTCGTACGGCTAAAGAAATTTTCGATCTGGAATCCATTGATAATGTTACTTCAGATCATCGCCGTAAGGCTAAAGAGGTAAACTTTGGTATCCCTTATGGAGTAAGTGCTTACGGCTTAGCTAACAGGCTGGGCATTAGCAATGATGAGGGCAAGAAGATGATTGATCAGTATTTTGAGCGTTTTCCAGGTATTTTAGAATACATTAACGAAACCAAGGAATTTGCCAAAGAGCACGGTTATGTAAAGACACTGATGGGACGACGCCGGTATATTCCGCAGATTAATGCCGGCAACTGGAATGTCCGTTCTTATGCTGAACGGACGGCCATAAATATGCCCATACAGGGAACAGCCGCCGATATTATTAAACAGGCCATGATTGATATCCAACGATATCTTGAAGAGCATCAACTGGAAACGAACATGCTGCTACAGGTGCATGATGAACTTATCTTTGAAGTCCCCGATCAGGAGTGTGATACCACACCTGCGAAGCTTAAGGAACTTATGGAAGCAGCGTATGAACTTTCATGTCCGCTAAAGGTTGATATGGGGTTAGCCGATGACTGGCTTGAGGCACATTAA
- a CDS encoding DUF2914 domain-containing protein: protein MNIYKVSLLALFLFISGIAHAQNLEVEDIKLATAVEKHEAIGIDTTFTADVGTIYCYTIIKDATDSTQINHAWYYDGEEKARIPLTIAPSSRWRTWSSKSILPTWTGDWRVEVEDSKGNVIAEQSFTIHN from the coding sequence ATGAACATTTATAAAGTATCTCTTTTAGCTCTTTTCTTATTTATTTCTGGCATCGCTCACGCCCAAAACTTAGAAGTTGAGGATATCAAACTGGCTACCGCTGTTGAAAAACACGAAGCCATAGGCATTGACACTACTTTTACTGCTGATGTTGGCACAATCTATTGTTATACAATAATCAAAGATGCCACAGACAGCACTCAAATTAATCATGCTTGGTATTATGATGGCGAAGAGAAAGCACGCATACCCTTAACTATCGCTCCCAGTTCGCGCTGGCGAACCTGGAGTTCAAAATCTATTTTACCAACCTGGACAGGAGATTGGCGCGTAGAAGTTGAAGACAGTAAGGGAAATGTGATTGCGGAACAATCTTTCACCATACATAATTAA